The Cucumis melo cultivar AY chromosome 6, USDA_Cmelo_AY_1.0, whole genome shotgun sequence genome includes a region encoding these proteins:
- the LOC103483712 gene encoding ferredoxin C 1, chloroplastic, with amino-acid sequence MLELRTLSLHQRPRMVTTSQITSFSNSSLSREKKTMATLHFVPSAFSLPKQKQPIKLSSVKPTTHISCSRRRLVVRSYKVVIEHEGQTTELEVDPDESILSSALDNGLEIPHDCKLGVCMTCPARLVSGTVDQSEGMLSDDVVEQGYSLLCVAYPRSDCHIKTIPEEELLALQLATAND; translated from the coding sequence ATGCTTGAACTCAGAACCTTATCTCTTCATCAACGCCCTCGAATGGTCACAACCTCACAAATTACCTCCTTTTCAAATTCATCCCTAAGcagagaaaagaaaacaatgGCAACTCTTCATTTTGTTCCTTCCGCTTTCTCCCTACCAAAACAAAAGCAACCCATCAAGCTTTCCTCGGTCAAACCCACTACTCACATAAGCTGCTCACGACGGCGCTTGGTGGTCCGGTCGTACAAAGTAGTGATTGAGCACGAGGGGCAGACCACCGAGCTTGAGGTCGATCCCGACGAGAGCATATTGAGCAGTGCATTGGACAATGGCTTAGAAATTCCTCACGATTGCAAGCTTGGAGTTTGCATGACTTGCCCTGCTCGCCTTGTCAGTGGCACCGTCGACCAAAGCGAAGGTATGTTGAGCGATGACGTCGTGGAACAAGGCTATTCGCTTCTGTGCGTGGCTTATCCTCGCTCAGATTGCCACATTAAAACCATCCCTGAGGAGGAATTGCTGGCACTTCAATTAGCGACGGCTAATGACTAA
- the LOC103483713 gene encoding uncharacterized protein LOC103483713, which produces MEATTVHSDSRPTIMVTNDDGIDAPGLRSLVRVLVSSQLYNVRVCAPDSEKSAVSQSITWLHPVSVKRVAIEGTTSYAVSGTPADCSSLGVSKALFPTVPDMVVSGINMGSNCGYHVVYSGTVAGAREAFFNGIPSISLSYEWVGGRSNIEDYTLAAEACLPIISAMLADVKAQIFPRNCFLNIDFPTDIANHRGYKLTKQGRCIYTMGWRRVTSDSQGGKMLSTMTMDPTSPVECKMSKESSSSELFTRQVISAPVDNEDTDYKYLLEGYITVTPLAALSRAETECENFLEAWLPGVVARPSPSAL; this is translated from the exons ATGGAAGCCACCACCGTCCATTCAGACAGTCGCCCGACGATAATGGTCACCAACGACGACGGAATCGATGCACCCGGTCTTCGCTCTCTGGTTCGCGTCCTCGTCTCCTCCCAACTTTACAATGTTCGAGTCTGTGCTCCTGATTC GGAAAAGTCAGCTGTTAGCCAGTCTATTACTTGGCTTCATCCTGTTTCTGTCAAGAGAGTGGCAATTGAAGGAACCACTTCTTATGCTGTTTCTG GAACTCCGGCAGATTGTTCTTCTTTGGGAGTATCCAAAGCTCTCTTTCCTACAGTTCCTGACATG GTAGTCAGTGGCATAAATATGGGTAGCAACTGCGGTTATCATGT TGTGTATTCTGGGACAGTTGCTGGTGCTCGGGAAGCGTTTTTTAATGGCATTCCTTCTATTTCCTTATCTTATGAGTG GGTTGGAGGTAGGAGCAATATAGAAGACTATACCCTAGCTGCTGAGGCTTGCTTGCCCATAATAAGTGCAATGTTAGCTGATGTCAAGGCTCAAATTTTTCCACGAAATTGTTTCTTGAATATTGATTTTCCAACAGATATTGCTAATCATAGG GGTTATAAGTTAACTAAGCAAGGCCGATGCATATACACAATGGGTTGGAGGAGAGTTACATCCGACTCTCAAGGAGGTAAAATGTTGTCAACTATGACAATGGATCCAACATCGCCAGTGGAATGTAAAATGTCAAAGGAATCATCTTCATCTGAACTGTTTACGAGGCAG GTAATAAGTGCACCGGTTGATAATGAAGATACAGATTACAAATATCTACTAGAAGGCTAT ATTACTGTCACTCCTCTTGCCGCCCTGTCTCGTGCAGAGACTGAGTGCGAAAACTTTTTGGAAGCATGGTTGCCTGGTGTGGTTGCTCGGCCATCACCATCTGCTTTATAA
- the LOC103483710 gene encoding transcription repressor OFP12-like → MSSLKKSNFHLWFSKLRCFPATVKPSSPPKTPNKKPSPITHLENSDYSSTSTAADDGFFSDESTSDSDAIVPDFSAAVASHRFFFSSPGCSNSIFDSSPDTHHSAAVSAAVHGGVEVRKVSMDPFVDFRASMQEMVEARDRPVDVRRDWEYLQDLLLCYLRINPVDTHKFILRAFSDLVVYLLECSPESFSDRRLRPHNINSNSW, encoded by the coding sequence atgtcatctTTGAAGAAGAGTAATTTCCACCTCTGGTTCTCAAAGCTCCGCTGCTTTCCGGCCACCGTGAAACCCTCATCGCCGCCGAAAACGCCCAACAAGAAACCATCTCCCATTACCCACTTGGAAAACTCCGACTATTCTTCTACTTCCACCGCTGCTGACGACGGTTTCTTCTCCGACGAGTCCACTTCCGATTCCGACGCCATCGTCCCTGACTTCTCCGCTGCCGTCGCTTCCCACCGGTTCTTCTTCTCCTCCCCTGGCTGCTCCAACTCTATTTTTGACTCCTCTCCCGACACTCACCACAGCGCCGCCGTTTCCGCCGCCGTACACGGCGGCGTAGAAGTTCGGAAGGTTTCAATGGACCCATTTGTGGATTTTAGAGCGTCAATGCAGGAGATGGTCGAAGCGAGAGATCGGCCGGTGGACGTCCGGCGAGATTGGGAGTATCTGCAGGATCTTCTTCTTTGTTATCTTCGAATCAACCCCGTTGATACTCATAAGTTTATATTAAGAGCTTTCTCCGACCTCGTTGTTTATTTGCTGGAATGCTCGCCGGAGTCATTCTCCGACCGCCGTCTTCGGCCGCACAATATCAACTCAAACAGCTGGTAA
- the LOC103483711 gene encoding preprotein translocase subunit SECE1, whose amino-acid sequence MAVPISLKFPTVPSTLTNRTASLFVPLLRQSSTHHSHPHSQHTIRLPTIRSNRNIKFSAVNAVQESQENTESDGVEVQAGPPTEEPKTADQSAESGANLGAEIQEALKQRKVEKEGDLIGGVAEEIKEIEWPAFRKVLGTTGVVIGVIAGSSVVLLTVNALLAELSDRVFAGKGVQDFFS is encoded by the coding sequence ATGGCCGTTCCGATTTCCCTGAAATTTCCGACGGTTCCATCCACTTTAACCAACAGAACCGCCTCCTTGTTCGTACCACTACTACGGCAGAGCTCCACTCATCATTCTCATCCTCACTCACAACACACGATCAGACTTCCAACGATTAGATCCAACAGAAACATTAAGTTCTCCGCCGTCAATGCCGTGCAGGAAAGCCAAGAGAATACAGAATCCGACGGGGTGGAGGTTCAAGCAGGGCCACCAACGGAGGAGCCGAAAACGGCCGACCAATCAGCAGAATCCGGCGCGAATTTGGGCGCCGAAATTCAGGAGGCTTTGAAGCAGCGAAAGGTGGAGAAAGAAGGGGACCTGATCGGCGGAGTGGCGGAGGAGATTAAAGAGATTGAATGGCCGGCGTTTCGAAAGGTTTTGGGCACGACGGGGGTAGTGATCGGCGTTATTGCTGGCTCTAGCGTCGTTCTGCTCACTGTGAATGCCTTATTGGCAGAGCTGTCTGATCGAGTTTTCGCCGGAAAAGGAGTTCAGGATTTCTTTAGTTGA